The following proteins are encoded in a genomic region of Spirosoma sp. SC4-14:
- a CDS encoding arylsulfatase yields MQKRLLSYTLAFLFLLVLAETTSIAQSAKRPNVVLIYADDIGYGDLSCYGTAKIKTPNVDRLASQGLRFTNAYATSATCTPSRFSLLTGEYAWRQKGTGVAPGNASLIIRPGRSTLPGVFKAAGYQTGAVGKWHLGLGGPEGPDWNGELKPGPIELGFTHSYIMAATGDRVPCVYVENHRVVNLDPNDPIRVDYNQKIGDWPTGRENPELLNMKHSHGHDMTIVNGVGRIGWMTGGKAALWKDEDMADVFTGQAIRFIEANQKNPFFLYFATHDIHVPRVPPPRFVGKSGLGPRGDALLEFDWEVGEVLKTLDRLGLTNNTIVVLSSDNGPVVDDGYQDQAVEKLGDHKPAGPLRGGKYSAFEAGTRVPLLVRWPGEVKAGVSKAPISQVDFLADFAALLKQPYNQADAMDSENQLDALLGRNLSGRALIVEHAGTWSVVEGNWKYIEPSNRVAFDKNTSTELGNDPKPQLYNLATDLGEKHNVADQYPGRVQQLKAQLQRIREKDAQ; encoded by the coding sequence ATGCAAAAACGACTCCTTTCCTATACACTGGCATTTTTGTTTCTACTGGTTCTGGCAGAAACAACCTCCATTGCGCAGTCAGCCAAACGCCCGAATGTTGTCCTGATTTATGCCGACGACATTGGTTATGGCGATCTGAGCTGCTATGGCACTGCGAAAATAAAAACGCCCAACGTCGACCGGCTGGCCAGTCAGGGGCTTCGCTTTACCAACGCCTACGCCACCTCGGCTACCTGTACGCCATCGCGCTTTTCGCTCCTGACGGGCGAATATGCCTGGCGGCAGAAAGGGACAGGCGTAGCCCCAGGCAATGCCTCACTGATCATCCGGCCGGGGCGAAGTACACTCCCCGGCGTGTTTAAAGCAGCGGGCTACCAGACGGGGGCTGTGGGTAAATGGCATCTGGGACTCGGCGGACCCGAAGGGCCTGACTGGAATGGCGAACTAAAACCTGGCCCTATTGAATTAGGCTTTACTCATTCCTACATCATGGCTGCCACCGGCGACCGTGTGCCCTGTGTGTATGTCGAAAATCACCGCGTTGTCAACCTCGATCCGAACGATCCGATCCGGGTCGATTACAACCAAAAAATTGGCGATTGGCCAACAGGGCGCGAAAATCCTGAGCTACTTAACATGAAACACTCACATGGCCACGACATGACCATTGTGAACGGTGTAGGGCGAATTGGCTGGATGACAGGCGGGAAAGCCGCCCTCTGGAAAGATGAAGATATGGCCGATGTGTTTACCGGTCAGGCTATCCGGTTTATCGAAGCCAATCAGAAAAACCCATTTTTCCTCTATTTCGCCACGCACGACATCCACGTACCCCGTGTTCCGCCCCCCCGGTTTGTCGGTAAAAGCGGGCTTGGTCCCCGCGGTGATGCATTGCTTGAGTTTGACTGGGAAGTGGGCGAAGTCTTAAAAACCCTTGATCGGTTAGGCCTGACCAACAACACCATCGTAGTGCTATCGAGCGATAACGGCCCGGTGGTCGATGATGGGTATCAGGATCAGGCAGTCGAAAAACTTGGCGACCACAAACCAGCCGGACCGTTGCGGGGCGGAAAATACAGTGCCTTTGAGGCCGGTACGCGTGTGCCGCTACTGGTTCGCTGGCCGGGTGAAGTGAAAGCGGGCGTTTCCAAAGCGCCCATCAGTCAGGTCGATTTTCTGGCCGATTTTGCGGCACTACTCAAACAACCCTACAATCAGGCCGATGCAATGGATTCAGAAAACCAGTTGGATGCATTGCTTGGCCGTAATCTGTCGGGTCGGGCTCTCATTGTTGAACATGCGGGCACCTGGTCTGTTGTTGAAGGCAACTGGAAATACATCGAACCCAGCAACCGGGTAGCCTTCGACAAAAATACCAGTACCGAACTTGGCAACGACCCAAAACCACAGCTCTATAACCTGGCTACGGATCTGGGCGAAAAACACAATGTAGCCGATCAATACCCCGGCCGGGTTCAGCAATTGAAAGCGCAACTTCAGCGCATCCGGGAAAAAGATGCGCAATAA